A section of the Chryseobacterium scophthalmum genome encodes:
- a CDS encoding DUF6452 family protein, with protein sequence MKYFKFILFILALSSVVSCGSDDDICENGEGTPRMKITFRKGNQISEVDSIKIYADLGTGIIDLGWKLKVDSVFVPLRVDDSPFTDIYVRTTTQEDSTRVRINYTTKSIYVSPGCGVKRNYENVNSVLSTPNSLKSVEQGQNFIENEDKTNLFFNF encoded by the coding sequence ATGAAATATTTTAAATTCATCCTATTCATTCTTGCATTATCATCGGTCGTTTCTTGTGGAAGTGACGATGATATCTGTGAAAACGGTGAAGGTACACCGAGAATGAAAATTACATTTAGAAAAGGGAATCAAATCAGCGAGGTTGATTCCATAAAAATTTATGCTGATCTTGGTACAGGAATAATAGATTTGGGCTGGAAGCTAAAAGTTGATTCTGTATTTGTACCGTTACGCGTAGATGATTCTCCTTTTACGGATATTTATGTAAGAACTACTACACAGGAAGATTCTACGAGAGTAAGAATAAATTATACGACAAAATCTATTTACGTTTCACCGGGATGTGGTGTGAAGAGAAATTATGAAAATGTAAATTCAGTATTATCAACACCGAATTCTTTGAAAAGTGTAGAACAAGGGCAAAATTTTATAGAAAATGAAGACAAGACTAATTTATTCTTTAATTTTTAG
- a CDS encoding zinc-dependent metalloprotease produces the protein MIKNCKAVFLVGALFFTQQNLFSQEKEKDSTVAVKKDTAVVKKDDKKKSLIKPFKEIITDKAVSDQGVFTVHKVDDKYYFEIPDAMLKKEFLLVTRLTKAAAGMRSGTSGYAGDQIGQQVIAFEKGPKDKILLRSISHVDYAKDSTSQMYNSVTRNNVQSIIKSFDVKAYGVKNNSSVIEVTDVLNTDNELTSFSVWSKDSYRVGTFQKDMSFVNFVKSFPTNIEINTTKTFARTLGAPVTPAIPGRPAPKISGNYTVEINSSFVLLPENKMQARYFDPRVGYFTVGYTDFDLDPQGVKRISLVKRWRLEPKPQDLEKYNKGELVEPAKPIVFYIDPATPKKWVPYLMQGVNDWQKAFEKAGFKNAIVAKIPDPKADPEWSLEDARFSAIVYKPSDVPNASGPSIADPRTGEILESHINWYHNVMLLLRNWYFVQASPNDERARKMEFDEKLMGELIRFVSSHEVGHTLGLRHNYGSSSTVPVEKLRDKKWLEKNGHTPSIMDYARFNYVAQPEDKIGDAGIFPRIGDYDDWAIEWGYKRFNQFKTPDAEKQYLNQWVIKNLKNERLWFGTETNPLDPRSQSEQVGDNAMIASTYGIKNLQRIVDNLDKWTKTPNEDYKNLDMMYDQVTTQFKRYLGHVSKYIGGQMETPKTAEQSGAVYEVVAKKDQKEAMKFLTENVFTTPQWLLKKDIFEKTGKTPVKTVEEIQNVVLGRVLSPMVLQSLYQSEAVDQNSYPLVEFFSDLNNSIITKENTDIYGRNLQRNYVDTLIKLIDNKNSDKSDVSAIVRGNLNTIKKDLLAKNTSNDLVSKYHNEDLVFRIEKALDPK, from the coding sequence ATGATAAAGAACTGTAAAGCTGTTTTCTTAGTTGGTGCATTATTTTTTACTCAGCAGAATTTATTTTCTCAGGAAAAAGAGAAAGATTCTACAGTCGCTGTAAAAAAAGATACTGCCGTAGTAAAGAAAGATGATAAAAAGAAAAGTCTGATCAAACCATTTAAAGAAATCATTACCGATAAAGCGGTTTCAGATCAGGGAGTTTTTACGGTTCATAAAGTAGACGACAAATATTATTTTGAAATTCCGGATGCGATGCTGAAAAAGGAGTTTCTTTTGGTAACAAGATTAACAAAAGCAGCTGCAGGAATGCGTTCAGGAACTTCTGGTTATGCAGGAGATCAAATTGGGCAGCAAGTCATTGCTTTTGAAAAAGGTCCCAAAGATAAAATCTTGTTGCGTTCGATTTCTCACGTAGATTATGCAAAAGATTCTACCTCACAAATGTATAATTCGGTGACGAGAAATAATGTTCAGTCTATCATTAAATCTTTTGATGTAAAAGCTTACGGAGTAAAGAACAATTCTTCTGTAATTGAAGTTACAGATGTTCTGAATACTGATAATGAGCTGACTTCTTTTTCGGTTTGGTCTAAAGATTCTTACAGAGTCGGGACTTTCCAGAAAGATATGTCATTCGTGAATTTTGTGAAATCTTTCCCTACGAATATTGAAATTAATACCACTAAAACTTTTGCAAGAACTTTAGGAGCGCCTGTAACTCCGGCAATTCCAGGAAGACCTGCACCAAAAATCAGTGGAAATTATACAGTGGAAATTAACTCTTCTTTCGTACTTCTTCCTGAAAACAAAATGCAGGCAAGATATTTTGATCCGAGAGTTGGATATTTTACAGTGGGGTATACCGATTTCGATTTAGATCCTCAAGGTGTAAAAAGGATTTCATTAGTAAAAAGATGGCGTCTGGAACCAAAACCTCAGGATTTAGAAAAATATAATAAAGGTGAATTGGTAGAGCCTGCAAAACCAATTGTATTTTATATCGATCCTGCGACTCCAAAAAAATGGGTTCCTTATTTAATGCAAGGAGTTAATGATTGGCAAAAAGCTTTTGAAAAAGCCGGATTCAAAAATGCAATTGTTGCAAAAATTCCGGATCCGAAAGCTGACCCAGAATGGAGTTTGGAAGATGCAAGATTTTCTGCAATCGTTTATAAACCTTCAGATGTACCGAATGCTTCAGGACCTTCGATCGCAGATCCAAGAACGGGTGAGATTTTAGAAAGTCACATCAATTGGTATCACAATGTAATGTTATTGCTAAGAAACTGGTATTTTGTACAGGCTTCTCCAAATGATGAAAGAGCAAGAAAAATGGAGTTTGATGAGAAACTGATGGGTGAACTTATCCGTTTTGTATCTTCTCACGAAGTTGGTCACACTTTAGGTTTAAGACATAACTATGGATCAAGTTCGACAGTTCCTGTTGAAAAACTAAGAGATAAAAAATGGTTGGAGAAAAACGGTCACACTCCTTCGATTATGGATTATGCAAGATTTAATTATGTTGCACAACCGGAAGATAAGATTGGTGATGCCGGAATTTTCCCAAGAATTGGTGATTATGACGATTGGGCAATCGAGTGGGGATATAAAAGATTTAATCAGTTTAAAACTCCTGATGCAGAAAAACAATATCTGAACCAGTGGGTGATTAAAAATCTTAAAAACGAAAGACTTTGGTTTGGTACAGAAACCAATCCTTTAGACCCAAGATCTCAAAGCGAGCAAGTTGGTGACAATGCGATGATTGCAAGTACTTACGGAATCAAAAACCTGCAAAGAATTGTGGATAACTTAGACAAATGGACGAAGACACCAAACGAAGATTATAAAAATCTCGATATGATGTATGATCAGGTGACTACACAGTTCAAAAGATATTTAGGTCACGTTTCAAAATATATCGGTGGACAAATGGAAACTCCGAAAACTGCCGAACAATCTGGTGCGGTTTATGAAGTTGTTGCCAAAAAAGACCAGAAAGAGGCGATGAAATTTTTAACTGAAAATGTTTTCACTACTCCGCAATGGTTGCTTAAGAAAGATATTTTTGAGAAGACAGGTAAAACTCCGGTAAAAACAGTTGAAGAAATTCAGAATGTTGTTTTGGGGAGAGTTTTGAGTCCAATGGTTCTTCAGAGTCTTTATCAATCTGAAGCGGTTGATCAAAATTCATATCCATTGGTTGAGTTTTTCTCAGATTTAAACAATTCAATTATTACAAAAGAAAATACAGACATTTACGGAAGAAATCTTCAGAGAAATTATGTAGATACTTTAATAAAATTAATTGACAACAAAAATTCTGATAAATCTGATGTTTCTGCCATTGTAAGAGGAAATTTAAATACCATTAAAAAAGATCTTTTAGCAAAAAATACTTCTAATGATTTGGTCAGCAAATATCATAATGAAGATTTGGTTTTCCGTATTGAGAAAGCTTTAGATCCAAAATAA
- a CDS encoding DUF6048 family protein, whose translation MKTRLIYSLIFSVFGLLILSAQEKEEAEKPKWKYEPNFIVGVDVLNAGVSFFSDRQMFQGFISSKVKDNLHGIIEAGFDKNIYQNNGYDAKASGPFVKIGAFYMLARDRENDFNGFYGGGKIGGSFYTQEYMAIPVRGFAGNSSSVSMPSSSQSSFWLEGNLGGRVQLFESNFYIDVSMQPRYLVVTSKQDEVVPMIVPGFGKSSNKFNMGFAWNIAYKF comes from the coding sequence ATGAAGACAAGACTAATTTATTCTTTAATTTTTAGTGTTTTCGGTTTGCTGATTCTTTCTGCACAGGAAAAAGAGGAAGCTGAAAAACCAAAATGGAAATACGAGCCCAATTTTATTGTGGGTGTTGATGTCTTGAATGCAGGAGTTTCATTTTTCTCGGACAGACAAATGTTTCAGGGATTTATTTCTTCTAAAGTAAAAGACAATCTCCACGGAATTATAGAAGCAGGTTTTGATAAAAATATTTACCAAAATAATGGGTACGATGCTAAAGCAAGCGGACCTTTTGTGAAAATCGGAGCCTTTTATATGTTGGCAAGAGACCGTGAAAATGATTTCAACGGCTTTTATGGAGGTGGAAAAATTGGTGGATCATTTTATACTCAGGAATATATGGCGATTCCGGTTCGTGGTTTTGCCGGAAACAGCTCGTCGGTTTCAATGCCTTCTTCTTCACAATCATCTTTTTGGCTGGAAGGAAATTTAGGCGGAAGAGTACAGTTGTTTGAATCTAATTTTTATATTGATGTCAGTATGCAACCGCGTTATTTAGTAGTTACTTCAAAACAGGATGAAGTTGTTCCAATGATTGTTCCCGGTTTTGGAAAAAGCTCTAATAAATTTAATATGGGCTTTGCATGGAATATTGCGTATAAGTTTTAA
- the rlmD gene encoding 23S rRNA (uracil(1939)-C(5))-methyltransferase RlmD yields MRKKKDVILENIKLFAAGAKGVAIGKTEEGKTVLVSGAIPGDVVNARVKKSKSKYFEAEVKEIVEKSPFRVEPKCIHFGTCGGCKWQNMSYEKQLDVKQEEVYNNIKRIGGIDDFETVPILGAEEQYFYRNKMEFSFSNARWLSHYEISSEENFGSRDALGFHIPGMWSKILDLKECFLQEDPSNAIRLAVKKFAENKGLDFFDVKNQEGFLRTLMMRQNSKGEWMVLFQLYREEKENRTQLFDFLLEQFPQIKTLVYAINPKQNDSIYDQNIKVYFGDGFLMEEMDGLKFKIGPKSFFQTNYKQALELYRKTLEFADLKGDEVVYDLYTGTGTIAQYVARNAKHVIGIESVQEAIDAAIEHAELNGLTNTTFYCGDMKNVFNDEFLENHPKADVLITDPPRDGMHQKVVEQILKLAPEKVVYVSCNSATQARDLALMKDHYTLVKILPVDMFPQTHHVENIALLIKK; encoded by the coding sequence ATGAGAAAGAAGAAAGACGTAATTCTTGAGAATATAAAACTTTTTGCAGCGGGCGCAAAAGGTGTTGCGATAGGAAAAACTGAAGAAGGAAAAACTGTTTTGGTTTCCGGAGCGATTCCTGGAGATGTGGTGAATGCAAGAGTAAAAAAATCAAAATCAAAATATTTTGAGGCTGAAGTAAAAGAAATTGTAGAAAAATCTCCATTCAGAGTTGAGCCGAAGTGTATTCATTTCGGAACCTGTGGTGGTTGCAAATGGCAAAATATGAGCTACGAAAAGCAACTTGATGTTAAACAGGAAGAGGTTTATAATAATATCAAGAGAATTGGCGGAATCGATGATTTTGAAACCGTTCCTATTTTGGGTGCAGAAGAGCAGTATTTTTACAGAAATAAAATGGAGTTTTCTTTCTCTAATGCAAGATGGTTGAGTCATTACGAAATAAGTTCTGAAGAAAACTTTGGAAGCAGAGATGCTTTAGGTTTCCATATTCCGGGAATGTGGAGTAAGATTTTAGATCTAAAAGAGTGTTTCCTTCAGGAAGATCCATCGAATGCGATTCGTTTGGCAGTGAAAAAATTTGCTGAAAATAAAGGTTTAGATTTTTTTGATGTTAAAAATCAGGAAGGTTTCTTGAGAACTTTGATGATGAGACAAAACTCAAAAGGAGAATGGATGGTTTTATTCCAGCTTTACAGAGAAGAAAAAGAAAACCGCACTCAGCTTTTTGATTTCTTGCTGGAACAATTCCCACAAATAAAAACGTTGGTTTATGCCATTAATCCTAAGCAAAACGATTCAATCTACGATCAAAATATCAAAGTATATTTCGGAGACGGGTTTTTGATGGAAGAAATGGACGGTTTGAAATTTAAAATCGGTCCGAAATCATTCTTCCAGACTAATTACAAACAGGCTTTAGAATTATACAGAAAAACACTTGAATTTGCTGATTTAAAAGGTGATGAAGTTGTTTACGATTTATATACAGGAACCGGAACGATCGCTCAATATGTTGCAAGAAATGCAAAACATGTAATTGGAATCGAGTCTGTACAGGAAGCAATTGATGCGGCAATTGAACACGCTGAATTGAATGGTTTAACCAATACGACGTTCTATTGTGGTGATATGAAAAACGTTTTCAATGACGAGTTTTTAGAAAATCATCCAAAAGCTGATGTGTTGATTACCGATCCACCAAGAGACGGTATGCACCAGAAAGTTGTTGAGCAGATTTTGAAACTGGCTCCGGAAAAAGTAGTTTATGTAAGCTGTAATTCTGCAACGCAGGCTAGAGATTTAGCTTTAATGAAAGACCATTATACTTTGGTGAAGATTTTACCGGTAGATATGTTCCCGCAAACCCACCATGTGGAGAATATTGCTCTGCTTATCAAGAAATAA
- a CDS encoding TlpA family protein disulfide reductase, translating into MKKYLLLFVIAIFAMSCSKKVEVKGKIAGSSPLERIEFVEASGVATLPLANFGIDKDGNFTGTFEAPKNGMYVINYAGKQNLIFLKGGQKLNISGNSATFPNEYVVTGDAKTDNDFFQACQKFLTTYGQTLNIQELSLGDEAAYVKAMQKIEADINKNIEENVKKFNPGKEVVEWKKIDAKTAILNLLVNYEMTKKQMSGNNPSFKLAKAFTDYEAKLQENKETMIKTSPFYRQYLLTKMSPDFQTFAQAKAQGKTDVTTSELFNEFLKGKKEVSQTEKDYLLAFVMAQSDVHPQTPAATTDKIKKIIEEDIKDATIKADLKKMLFVINGFKIGDDAPEASLVKQDGSAYKLSENKGKPYMIVFYASWNPYIAEGTMPVLKEVVNFYKSKMNFVFVNLDDTKDQFTKTSNALLKGIPGTNVYGDGGLNSDIAKKYGVYGFKLPSFIVVDKNGKVASRSFVNLGDQDLITILDKQTGLSAPKVDPAAQLQIDPSALQQQPAPQVEKVPVEAK; encoded by the coding sequence AAGCTTCCGGTGTTGCTACTTTGCCATTGGCTAACTTTGGTATCGATAAAGACGGAAACTTTACAGGAACTTTTGAAGCTCCAAAAAACGGAATGTACGTGATCAACTATGCAGGAAAACAGAATCTTATTTTCCTTAAAGGAGGTCAAAAACTTAATATTTCAGGTAATTCTGCTACTTTCCCGAACGAATATGTAGTTACAGGTGATGCAAAAACTGATAACGATTTCTTTCAGGCTTGCCAAAAATTCTTAACAACTTACGGTCAGACTTTGAATATTCAGGAGCTGAGTTTAGGTGATGAAGCTGCGTATGTGAAAGCAATGCAGAAAATTGAAGCTGATATCAATAAAAATATCGAAGAAAACGTAAAGAAATTCAATCCTGGAAAAGAAGTGGTTGAATGGAAAAAAATAGATGCTAAAACGGCTATTCTTAATTTATTGGTAAATTATGAAATGACTAAAAAGCAAATGTCGGGTAACAATCCTTCATTCAAATTAGCTAAGGCATTCACAGATTATGAAGCTAAACTTCAGGAGAATAAAGAAACTATGATTAAAACAAGTCCGTTTTACAGACAGTATCTTTTAACAAAAATGAGCCCTGATTTCCAAACATTTGCTCAGGCAAAAGCACAAGGAAAAACAGATGTTACAACTTCAGAGTTATTTAATGAATTCTTGAAAGGTAAAAAAGAAGTTTCTCAAACAGAGAAAGATTATTTATTAGCTTTCGTAATGGCTCAGTCTGATGTACATCCACAAACTCCTGCTGCTACAACCGATAAAATCAAAAAAATTATCGAAGAAGATATTAAAGATGCTACTATTAAAGCTGATCTAAAGAAGATGCTTTTCGTAATCAACGGATTCAAAATTGGTGATGATGCTCCGGAAGCTTCTTTGGTAAAACAAGACGGTTCAGCTTATAAATTAAGCGAGAACAAAGGAAAGCCTTACATGATCGTTTTCTACGCATCTTGGAATCCTTACATTGCTGAAGGTACAATGCCTGTTTTGAAAGAAGTTGTGAATTTCTACAAGTCTAAAATGAATTTCGTATTCGTAAATTTAGATGATACCAAAGATCAGTTTACAAAAACAAGCAATGCTTTATTAAAAGGAATTCCTGGAACTAATGTTTATGGTGACGGAGGTTTAAACTCTGACATTGCTAAAAAATATGGAGTATATGGTTTCAAATTACCAAGCTTCATCGTAGTTGATAAAAACGGTAAAGTAGCAAGCAGATCTTTTGTAAATCTAGGTGATCAGGATTTGATTACAATCTTAGATAAGCAAACAGGTCTTTCAGCTCCAAAGGTAGATCCGGCAGCTCAGTTGCAGATTGATCCTTCAGCTTTACAGCAACAACCGGCTCCTCAGGTTGAGAAAGTTCCGGTTGAAGCAAAATAA